GATTTTATTGGATTTAAATTTACTACATTCTGCGCGATTACAGTCTCGCTGAACAGTAAAAGGATCATAATTAAATATTTCATTCGTATCTGTTTACATTTTACGAATACTATTTTTCCGGATATTTGCAGATTTCACGGCTCCCCCCTAAAAATGCATTCAAAAGCCCAGCGTAGATCTCAGAATGAGGTGATGAACTGAAATAAATATCAGATAAAAAATTAAACGCGTGCTTCATTTCATAACAATATTCGGAGAAGTCACTGGTCATCTTTTTGCAAAGAGCATATCAACATCTCTGCATCAAAAAGAATATGACCGTCAATTTTAAGACCAGCCAAAAGAGCATACATATATTCTTCCCTTTCCCGGCGTTCATCTGGGGAAAGCTTTAATAATAATGTATTGATAATAGGGTTGCATTCTTTGAAAAATGCCCATAATTCCTGCTCGTTTCCTTCCCAGTTTAAAACTGTTTTTTTTGTCTTTACAAGGATATTACTGACAGGTTTGTCTTCAAACAAATTGTTAAGGGTCTGGCTGTCAGAAAACATAAAAGGGTTCCTGCCGTCGGGATAGTTATGATTACCCATTCTGAAAGTATCTTTAACGAGCCGAAATAGTTGGTTTTCGCCGGTCCAGGTCGTTATGACCATATGTCCTCCCGGTCTCAGTACGCGTAAAAACTCATCGACGGTTCGTGATGTATTTTTAAGGTACATAAGAGAAAAAAAGCAGGTAAGCAGGTCAAAACCGCCATCAGGATACTCCAGTACTTCAGCAGCTCCTACTTTGAACGAGACCTGGTGTAGCTTTTCCTCCTGCGCCAGCAATCCTGCAATTTCTATTGATTCAGGAGCGATATCACATGCTTCAAAACGACACTTTGGCCAAGCCTTTGCCAGATCGAGTACCGGAGTACCCGTTCCCGTAGCCACGTCAAGGACATATGAGGGCAAGGATATGCCATGCATGAACTCCAGCGCGGCAATACAGGCATCTTCCGTCCATCGGCTAAGATAGGCATGCCATTTAATCCACGGATCCGAAGTTTTTGCTATAATGGCTGCCCTTCGCGCCATCTGTACAAAACGGTTATCCTGATCTAATTTTTCAACTTTTTCCATCACGACTGCTACCTGTTTCACCCCGGGTAACGGGAATTATGTAATTTATAACAAACGGTTCGGTTCCATTTTAAACCCCTGACCGACAATGGCTTCTACTTCCGGCATTACTTTATGCCAGGCTTCTTCAGATGCGCAGACAACCAGTTGCCCCAGCATTTCTAAGTACTCAGCTTTTATGTGCATTTGCTCAAGTTGGTTTTTTAATTCGATAAGCCTTTCACTATCGGTTTTCTCTGCTTCCCGTATCAACGTTCGGGCATCTGACAAACTTATTAAGAAACTGATTTCATCCTTTTTCATGGTCTTCTTTTTAGCTGCTTAAATTGACCCTGCCTTTTCCGGCCCGTTCTGTATCCTGTAAAGGGATAACCATATCCAGCAATAATTCTTTGAGTTTTAGCGGCTGCATCATCAGTTCGGGTTGCCGTTCCAGCAATAACGCGGCGATTCCAGCGGCGATTGGCGAAGCCATTGAGGTACCACTCTGCTTAAAATAATGGTTCCCTGAGCCTGATAAACTTGAATACAGCCAAACGCCAGGAGCACTGATGTCCGGTTTGCTGATATTGCCCAACGGGGCTACGGTACCCCATGAAGAAAAAGAAGCTACCTGATCATTTTCGTCCAAAGCACCAATTCCCAGTGTAAGGTCATAATTTCCGGGGCTGCAATCACTGTTCTTCCCCTTACTTCCGTTGTTACCTATTGCTGCAATCATCAGGGTACCGGGATCGGTAAGTGCCATATCCAGTGCCCCATGCAGATAATCATTAAAACCAGATGCAGATTCTATCGAGGCATTGATCAGATGTACTCGGCCAGCCTGTATATCATTGTCTCGGCCTTGTTCCAGCAAAAAGTTCAGGCCGCCAAGTATTTGTGCCAGGTATCCTGCTGTACCACCGCGCTGTGTAAGACATGCTGCTACGGTCAGCGAAGCATCGGGTGCTACCCCCGCATTTTTACCTGCCAGTAGCCCGCATACATGGGTACCATGAGTACCGTAGTCTTTAGGGATTGTCCCTACAAGTTGGCCAATACTGTCAAACTCTGCAAATTTTATCTGCTTACCGGCAAATTCCTGATGGCTCGCGTAAATTCCGCTGTCGATCACCCCTATATTAATATTTCTGCCAGTCAGGCTTCCATCCAGGTTAAGCTTTTTTTTATGCCAGAATTCCGGTAGGTCCGCCTGTGATTCCAACGACCTTTCTGCGGGGGTAACCGCTGCTACTTCTACGTTTTCCCTAATGGTAGCATCAAAAGCATCTTTAAAATAAGTTTCATCTATCTGTTCTTCATCCATAATAAAAGTGCAGAGATTGGTAAGGGCATGGTAAACGCCCTTTGACCGGGAAGCAGTGAGCGCAGAGCGTCCATTCTGCCTATTGGATCCATTTTGAATAAGATCATGGATATGTGCGGTTTTACCTTTTGCTGAATTAAGATTGAGCTGAGGATCAGTACTTCTGAGACTTCGTGCTCCAGCCTCCAGATCCTGTAAAAAAGCTTTCGATGGAATAACGATTTTAACTGCCATAACTATTGATTTTCGGGTCTGGTATCCCTGATTGTGATAACGGTATTTTTTCCTTTGAGTTCCTGCGGATCCAGCTGTATGATTCCCATGGGATGCTTAGGCATATACTCCGGCATAGGAATATAGAAAGCCCACGTAAAGGTGAGTCCGATAAGGCCATTCAACTGGTCCTCGCGAAGGAAATGAGTAATGCGGTAATGTTCTCCCTTGTTCCCTTTACGGGGCTGCATATTATGAAGCTGTTGTCTTTCTGCAGACACAAGGCCACATTCCAGCTCAAGGTTGTAGCTGATATCCCATGTAACGGTCGCTTCTTTCTCTTTGTCGATATCGTACTGGTGCTTTTCAACAGAGCAGGCAGGCAGATTAAATGGAAAATAGTCTGCCGGCCAACGGAAGTAAGCATCCCAGTAAGGATCCAGGCGGACAATGTCTTGTGTTTCAGTATTAGTATTGATCATTGGGTTATAAATTTTTAAAAGAATGTAAGCGACGAAAGGAACCTAGCTTTCCAGCCTGATCCAACCTTAAGAATAAATGGCATAATGCCCCTGTTCCATGAATAACAGACAACAGATGTATATCGGAAGCCCAGCTATCGGCCAACCACCGGCCGGTCTGCTCCTTCCTGTCGACAATTGCTGCCGCAAAATGCTCGGCCTGCACAAGATACTGTCTGTCAGAGGTAATATCAAATAGATTGAGAGCCAGTTCTGCATAGTCGATAAGCTGTTGCGTTGTTAGCTGCCAGATATCCCCGGACAGGCGTGCAGCATACACATCGGCACTGTTTTGATCATATTTGTATTCCAGAGCTGTAAATAAAGTTCCCATATCCGCATCTTTACCGAATGGAAAAGCTGAAGACTTTCCCTCCAGTATCTGGTTGAGATAACCATACCCGGACTTTAAGGAAGGCAGCATCTCCAACGGCTGTGCATATCGGGGGAAAATACTTTCGGATCCGAAAGAATACCGGGTTAGTTCCAAAAGTTCGCTGGCCGGTTTAAGCCCATGAAGACTGAACAGCAAACCGGAATAGCCACTGATGAAATCCGGGGGTGTATATTTCCGGAGTTGCTCCAAAGGAATTGCATTAATATAAAGTTGCAGAGCGTCAGCCGCTTCGGCAGACTTCAAATGCCGGGCAGCATATTCCAGAGCGATGATCTGGGCACCAATACCAGCATAAGCCCCAAGCAATAATGGTTTGTCTGTATGACCCCATAAGAGATCCAGATGCGTGAAATTGACAATAGAATTTTTTACTACAGCTAAAGTGGAGGCCAGGCTGCCTAACGCAAATGTTTTATAATCAGTAAGTCCATAGGCCCTGTACAGATCGATAAACATCATGCTCAGTCCACAGGTTCCCGACAGAAGGTCGGGCTTTAGCACCTCCAGCATATAAGTACCGATATGAGGCTGGTAATCCAACCCTATCCAGGCCATATCTCCCTGCGGGCTTTTTATAGCCTGCCCCATGATGAGATCGGCGCAAGCCTTTGCCTGTAAGGCCCAGTCCGGAACCGGCATCTGCCTGATTATTTTCTTATATCCTGCTGCCGGTGCTGCATGATCCCCACAATAGAAGGTACTTGCAATGATTTGCTGATGTTTTTCAATATCAAATGTATCAATTGATTGTAAGCGAGAGATCATCATATCCAGAGCACTATAATCGAAATAATCAAATACTTCATGATCAACGGTTAGCTCAGTATTGCCGCCACAAGCCGTAAAAAGCGGGATATCCAGTTGCCGCATTGATACAATTTCGTTGGCCAGAATGGTTGCCTTCTCCGTATTCAGCGTACTATCCTCCCATACTTCTTTGAACAGAGAGAATAATGTCTTATCCCTGATGATGCCTCCTACCAGATTTTGAGAATGTGTCGAAATTTTGATAATACGCATGTAAGTCCAGGTATCACGGTGGATGTAGCGCAGGAGAGCGTTAGAAAATTTATTGAGACAGCCGTCTTCCGCCAATAGCTTATCTTGCAGATCCACCAAAGCATGATTCATTTCTGTATACCCCTGTCGAAACTCCTCCATATAATCTGAGGAAACGGCAAATACCCCATTAACACTTGGCAGGTAGTCGGTTTTTTCCCAGGTAATATATCCCTCATCCGATTTCTTTATTCCTATACTGATATTATTATCAGCAGCCAGTGAAAGCTTAAACGGAGAAGAAAAGGGCTTGATGGCCGCCAGAGTACCGAGATCTTCTGCTTTTACGCCCATACCTATAGGCGTAGGAAAAGAAATGATACCTATCTTAATCACAGACTCCTCTACTTCCTGTAAAGCCATTTGTTCTGATGGCAACAAGTCTTTACCCGCTTCTTTTATATGCTGGATCACCATTTCGAGATCAACAAATACAGGCTGGTCTCCGTGTGCCAAGAGATTGTCCAGCCAGAAATCCCGTGCTCCGCATAGCTGGAACAAACGGGTAAGCATCCCCATCCTTCTGAAGAAAGCCGGAAACTCTGAGGTGTTATGGCACTCCTTATTGGTGATAAACTCCTCCCAGCTATAGTCGCCCATTACCTCTACCCGCCGGGTAGCCAGCTTCAGGGGTAATACGGTATTCAGCATCTTGATCAATTCAAAAAAATCATTGGCGATCTGTAAATTTTTCGGTTTGTAAACCAATTTCCGTCCTCCTGAAAAAGTAAGTAAGGCAACTGATCTTCCATGACAATGCACATCTCCCGCATCTCCCGAATAATCCACAAGCAATCCGAGATTAGTGGTATTAAAGAAGGTATTGGCAATCATCTCTCTATCCTTTGAGAGGCGTTCTAAAAACTCGGTGATACTATCAGCCCAATTGGTATAGGCAACGGCTATCAACCGGCCAAGAACGGGATAATATTCAATACGCTGCAGCCACGCCTCAAAGCCCGCAGGATCCGCTGTTTGGTCAGTGGCAACAAATGAAGGAACAATACTGTTAAGGTACACCTCATTATCCAGTACAGAAACAGAAAGCGTCACCAGTCTGCGACCTAAAGCCTGCACCATCTGTGCTCCCGCATGGTAAGTAATCCCTAACCCCAGCCTGTCTGATTCCTCAATAACATGTGCTTCCGCCATTTTAATGAAAGGAAGTAATATATGTTCTACAGAGCTGTCCTTATTATTTCCTGAGACAAGCTCTCTGTTACAGAATCCGGACAGCTTATGAAATACTTTTTTCAGTGCCACTGCCCAATCCGGCAACAGATCCGGAGCATCAATAACCACATGGGACTGAACTGCGCTTAAAAATGTGTTTTTATCCCAGCGCATGAAGTCCAGAAACGCATCCAGCCTTGCCATATCGCCATAACCTACGATATCCGCCCAGTCCTGTGCAATAGTTGCTGTGGAACTTTCTATCCTCTCCGAAAAGGCAAAAGCTTTACCCGCCATCAAGTCATCAACAGAGCATGCCCTTGCGATAACCTGGTGCAGACGAGCTGTTACTGCTGCTGAAGGAGCTATTATTTCTTTAACATCCATAAAAAAAGCCTTTTTTATAAAGTTCATTAATTAATAAATCTGATACCTGCGGTGAAATTAAAAGCAGTTTTTCTGCGTGCTGACGGATTTCCTTAAGGGTAACCGGAGCTTCTTTTATATATTTTACCAGCTGATACATAGACGGATTTTTCGATCCTTCTATAATTTCTTTCTGATTAAAACGTCCTTTTATTTCAATCAGATCATGGAATACCGTTATCCCAAGCCAAGGATGGAAGCGCAGGATGTCATCATCCGCCAGCTTCTCCTTAAAATACTTCAGTTTCCATAACTTAAGGATCATTTCCAACTCGGCTATATCTTCATAGATCGCTTCGGCAAATATTATATATCCCAAAGGCCATTCATCTGACGCCGTTGTGGGGCTTATCAGTTGTATCTTTCTGCTTACTGCGTTAATCAGGAAGCCGCTTACGCAACAAATACTGCCGTTGGCATATTCTTCTGATCCCGCGTAGTCAGGATTTAAACGATGCCACGGCGCTTTGCGCAGCTTATTGTCCTGCCGGGACAGTATTTCCGGGTTCTGCATCGCTTTTTTTCTGAAATTTCCGGCATTGCCATAAGCAAAACTGTTATTCATATTAAGAGCCAAACACTCCACCTCAGCGAGCTCTTCGGCACTAAAAGCCTGATGGACTTTACTCATAATACCCAATGAGGTTAGAGAAAACCGGTTGAGCCAGCAGCCATGGTCTGCGGACAGTTCGATAAAACGACGGATTCGTTCTGTATCTTTATGAGCCACTGCTGTCGTGGTAGGCGGAAAAATCCCGCATTCATCATAAACATCAAGACAGAATTTTTCATAATCAGGATTGTCAAAAGGTTCAGTAGCCCAGTAAAGAAATATGGATTTCAGGCCGTCCCCCAGAAAAGAGTGCATGGTATGAAGCAGTCCGAGCCACTCTTCACGATTGTCATCATAATTGTAATTTTCTTTAAAACTATCCGGTGACAGGGCACAGAACCAACATCCTACAGAGCATCCCTGCGACAGCTCAACGGTCATGGAAGAATGAATATTAGTATCGGTAAAGAAAGGCCCCAGATCAAATCGCTGTCGCGCAATCTGCCGATCCCTCCAGGCAAGCATACCTTGATCCTTAGGCAGGTTTTCAGACAGATAAAATGACTGTATGAGATCTTGCTTGCTCTTCGATATCTCCCACATGGTTTGTACCGGTTGCGGCAGCTCTGTTATGCGCTCATCGAGCATATATTTTATCTCATCCGGAGTAACCGGTATAGCATTTTTTTTCAGTGTCTCTACGGTATTGTTGATCAGATCCTGTTTAAAATCAGGATCGGCGGACCAGCGTTCAAAAAATCTCTTCAACCCCGCATACCGGTGCAGATGATCGTGATAACTGTTTCTGTGACTTAGGCTCTTTTGCATGTTTTCTAATTTATTGATGGTTTCCTAAAATAAACTCTCCTACAGAACTCTCCCGAAGGATATTTTTTTTTGTAAGCCTGCCAAGTGTTTCAATATTACCATTGCCTATAGCGCAGGCACCAAGGCCAAGATCGGCAGCCACAAGGTACAGGGTCTGGAAAACAGCTCCGACATTTTTAAGAATCGCAGCGTAAGCCATATTTTCATACTTCCAGAACATCCTTTCGAAGTCAGCAGCGAAGGTAATAACCGCAGGAGGCAGCTTCTCACTGCCGATACAGGCTCCGGCGTACCACATCATGATATCAGTATCCTTATTTCTACGCTGTAGCAGGCATAGCTTATGCTCAAATGCATTGTACTGATAAAATCCGGGTTCCAGACCTTCACACTCGTAAATAGTTAGGTAAAAAACAAGTTCATACATGCTGCCTCCGGAGGGGTAAGGCGCGCTCAGTGTTTCTATTTCCTCAGTATCACCTGCGGCATTGGTTACAGGGTAATGACGGCAACCTTTGATCCGTAGGCATCGGTACAAAAGTATACTCAGTACGTGAAGATCGAGACCATTAAAAGTTCTTGTGGAATGTCTGTTCTCTATACATTGATTTAATGATTTTGATGAGGACATTTCGTCCTGATTGGGTACTGAAAGATAAACTTCCGCCAATACTGCTTCTTCTTTCCGGCTGGCCTTTTTGGGAGGAATACGTTTTATAAATCTATAGGTCGCACCCAGATTGTAATGATGTCTTCCGTAACGGGTGCGGGTATGGAACAGCAGATCGTGAAAATTCCACAATTCCTCCGGCGTCGTCGGGGCAAAAGATTCTGACTCCAGGAATTCGCCGGCATGAAGCAGGGTCATAAAAGCGTCAAGGGTAAGTGTACTGATTTGCAGGCTCCTGCTTAATGTCTCTCTGGTTGTAAAAGAAGACAGTAAAGAAATAAGCCCCATGATTCGTGGATCATCGATTACAATCCTCGCTTGCCCGATCGCTGATTCCAGTAGAAAATGTAGATCTTCGCGACGGATAAAAGCAAATTTTGAAAGCCTGAATCTCCGGGAGGTCTTATTCCTGTAAAAAACAGCATTGCCTGTCATCTGTTCGTAACTGCAAAAAACGGTGTTATCATTTACCAGTGTATAAGCCAGAAAGCCTGCTTTTTCCAGCCTGTCGAGCTGCATATTAAAATGATTAAGCCCGTTAAAACCCTCCTGTTCAAAAGCAATAGTCGCCAGTTCCGTTTTTGTATATTTATTATTTTCCAGAAGCTTTAACACAGTATGGATAGAAGGACCTAGGTTCTCGATCATGAGAAAATTTCCATGATGGCTAAATAGCAAACCATCATTTCCTTTTACTTCAATCCGGGTTCCCTGTTTAAGTGATAGTTTAAGCAGGTTAAGCTCCGTTGTTTTATTTGCGGTGTCATGTTCCATGATCATCTGAATAACAATTAATTAAATAAAGATAGAAATAGGGTTCAGTTCCGACTCGTTTAATGAG
The sequence above is a segment of the Chryseobacterium sp. MYb264 genome. Coding sequences within it:
- the lanM gene encoding type 2 lanthipeptide synthetase LanM, translated to MDVKEIIAPSAAVTARLHQVIARACSVDDLMAGKAFAFSERIESSTATIAQDWADIVGYGDMARLDAFLDFMRWDKNTFLSAVQSHVVIDAPDLLPDWAVALKKVFHKLSGFCNRELVSGNNKDSSVEHILLPFIKMAEAHVIEESDRLGLGITYHAGAQMVQALGRRLVTLSVSVLDNEVYLNSIVPSFVATDQTADPAGFEAWLQRIEYYPVLGRLIAVAYTNWADSITEFLERLSKDREMIANTFFNTTNLGLLVDYSGDAGDVHCHGRSVALLTFSGGRKLVYKPKNLQIANDFFELIKMLNTVLPLKLATRRVEVMGDYSWEEFITNKECHNTSEFPAFFRRMGMLTRLFQLCGARDFWLDNLLAHGDQPVFVDLEMVIQHIKEAGKDLLPSEQMALQEVEESVIKIGIISFPTPIGMGVKAEDLGTLAAIKPFSSPFKLSLAADNNISIGIKKSDEGYITWEKTDYLPSVNGVFAVSSDYMEEFRQGYTEMNHALVDLQDKLLAEDGCLNKFSNALLRYIHRDTWTYMRIIKISTHSQNLVGGIIRDKTLFSLFKEVWEDSTLNTEKATILANEIVSMRQLDIPLFTACGGNTELTVDHEVFDYFDYSALDMMISRLQSIDTFDIEKHQQIIASTFYCGDHAAPAAGYKKIIRQMPVPDWALQAKACADLIMGQAIKSPQGDMAWIGLDYQPHIGTYMLEVLKPDLLSGTCGLSMMFIDLYRAYGLTDYKTFALGSLASTLAVVKNSIVNFTHLDLLWGHTDKPLLLGAYAGIGAQIIALEYAARHLKSAEAADALQLYINAIPLEQLRKYTPPDFISGYSGLLFSLHGLKPASELLELTRYSFGSESIFPRYAQPLEMLPSLKSGYGYLNQILEGKSSAFPFGKDADMGTLFTALEYKYDQNSADVYAARLSGDIWQLTTQQLIDYAELALNLFDITSDRQYLVQAEHFAAAIVDRKEQTGRWLADSWASDIHLLSVIHGTGALCHLFLRLDQAGKLGSFRRLHSFKNL
- a CDS encoding S8 family peptidase; the protein is MAVKIVIPSKAFLQDLEAGARSLRSTDPQLNLNSAKGKTAHIHDLIQNGSNRQNGRSALTASRSKGVYHALTNLCTFIMDEEQIDETYFKDAFDATIRENVEVAAVTPAERSLESQADLPEFWHKKKLNLDGSLTGRNINIGVIDSGIYASHQEFAGKQIKFAEFDSIGQLVGTIPKDYGTHGTHVCGLLAGKNAGVAPDASLTVAACLTQRGGTAGYLAQILGGLNFLLEQGRDNDIQAGRVHLINASIESASGFNDYLHGALDMALTDPGTLMIAAIGNNGSKGKNSDCSPGNYDLTLGIGALDENDQVASFSSWGTVAPLGNISKPDISAPGVWLYSSLSGSGNHYFKQSGTSMASPIAAGIAALLLERQPELMMQPLKLKELLLDMVIPLQDTERAGKGRVNLSS
- a CDS encoding class I SAM-dependent methyltransferase codes for the protein MEKVEKLDQDNRFVQMARRAAIIAKTSDPWIKWHAYLSRWTEDACIAALEFMHGISLPSYVLDVATGTGTPVLDLAKAWPKCRFEACDIAPESIEIAGLLAQEEKLHQVSFKVGAAEVLEYPDGGFDLLTCFFSLMYLKNTSRTVDEFLRVLRPGGHMVITTWTGENQLFRLVKDTFRMGNHNYPDGRNPFMFSDSQTLNNLFEDKPVSNILVKTKKTVLNWEGNEQELWAFFKECNPIINTLLLKLSPDERREREEYMYALLAGLKIDGHILFDAEMLICSLQKDDQ
- a CDS encoding SagB family peptide dehydrogenase, which gives rise to MIMEHDTANKTTELNLLKLSLKQGTRIEVKGNDGLLFSHHGNFLMIENLGPSIHTVLKLLENNKYTKTELATIAFEQEGFNGLNHFNMQLDRLEKAGFLAYTLVNDNTVFCSYEQMTGNAVFYRNKTSRRFRLSKFAFIRREDLHFLLESAIGQARIVIDDPRIMGLISLLSSFTTRETLSRSLQISTLTLDAFMTLLHAGEFLESESFAPTTPEELWNFHDLLFHTRTRYGRHHYNLGATYRFIKRIPPKKASRKEEAVLAEVYLSVPNQDEMSSSKSLNQCIENRHSTRTFNGLDLHVLSILLYRCLRIKGCRHYPVTNAAGDTEEIETLSAPYPSGGSMYELVFYLTIYECEGLEPGFYQYNAFEHKLCLLQRRNKDTDIMMWYAGACIGSEKLPPAVITFAADFERMFWKYENMAYAAILKNVGAVFQTLYLVAADLGLGACAIGNGNIETLGRLTKKNILRESSVGEFILGNHQ
- a CDS encoding radical SAM family RiPP maturation amino acid epimerase — its product is MQKSLSHRNSYHDHLHRYAGLKRFFERWSADPDFKQDLINNTVETLKKNAIPVTPDEIKYMLDERITELPQPVQTMWEISKSKQDLIQSFYLSENLPKDQGMLAWRDRQIARQRFDLGPFFTDTNIHSSMTVELSQGCSVGCWFCALSPDSFKENYNYDDNREEWLGLLHTMHSFLGDGLKSIFLYWATEPFDNPDYEKFCLDVYDECGIFPPTTTAVAHKDTERIRRFIELSADHGCWLNRFSLTSLGIMSKVHQAFSAEELAEVECLALNMNNSFAYGNAGNFRKKAMQNPEILSRQDNKLRKAPWHRLNPDYAGSEEYANGSICCVSGFLINAVSRKIQLISPTTASDEWPLGYIIFAEAIYEDIAELEMILKLWKLKYFKEKLADDDILRFHPWLGITVFHDLIEIKGRFNQKEIIEGSKNPSMYQLVKYIKEAPVTLKEIRQHAEKLLLISPQVSDLLINELYKKGFFYGC